The nucleotide window TTTTTCGACCAATCAAATATGAATTTGTCATTGCTTCATTTTCATTGAACGATGATTCAGTTCTACCCATTTAATGAAATAAGAAGGAGATAATAATtcatatggtcactcaactttaaGTTGTTCACTCAGAAAGTTACTTAACTTTGAATGGTTCACATAGAAAGTCACTCATCTTTTTATAATACAagagtcactcaactattgatatttcactcagaaagtcactaaactttatttttataactCACAACTATTGTACTATGTCAAAGAGAAATTAATCGTTCAATCAACTAATCAAAGCACTAGCTTATGTTCAAATTGgtattttactatttataaaaaaagattaatttaaaatattttttttattttgaacaaaatttaatgaaaacatatttaaattggTTTGGTGACTTTCAAAGTGTAATACTAAtggttgagtgacttttgaggtataaaaataaaattgattgacTCGACTTTTTGAGTAAACTATTccaagttgagtgatttttgaattataaaaaaatatttagtgacTTTTCATGTGAATTATTCATAGTTGCGTGACTTTTGAGTGaattattcaaagttgagtgacatTTGAGATATTTATCTCAATAAGATTAAAATTGATACTATATAAACAAAGTTTTTTACTCGAATATAGGCACTATCAGTCTATCACCTAATGTCATAGCCAATTCCTATCATGgcataaaaagaattaaaatcacCATTGGCATTATGGACCACATACGTCTCATCGCACCCCAAGGGCCACAATATTGCGCATCTCTACCCTTGactctgttttttcttttcgttttttattatttgatccttaatatttatattgatattgGCTAAATCTAAATTTACATATTGCATGGTTCATTTTTAAGGAGTACATCGTGGAATAaacttttgatatttattttttattaagagtctgTTTGACAACGTTGTTGGAAGCCCAGAAACacttattttaagaaaaaaaattaggtgtttGACAAACCAGTCAAACTGCTTTTAAATGGAAGCAGAAACACTTCTGCGGTTGGTAAAAAGCTAAAAATTTatgcttcttaaaaaaaaaacagaagcagaatatatatatatatatatcttattaattaattaacatatttcaTATGTTTGGTTATGTtccatttaataattttattttttattttttaataaatttacatttatgtattattgttttatttattattttacgtattattttgaataaagtaacaacaatatttttgtaagaaaaaaacaacaattaaagatttcaaaCCTTCAAAAAATGTacaatattgattgaaaatttgaatacgAACATTTTAacttaataaaaacaaataattttttgtaataGATGTTTAAACCaaattttctctataaaataatcttaatattaaaagtacattaatAATTGTACCTAATCGTAATTCGACtctcaaaatcattttttttaaaagattagtcaaacacaatttgcttataaaaaacaattttcaaatgaattagccaaacacaagttgttgtttttcaaaagcacttttctgaaaagttatttaaaaaaaaatgcttataaaataagtaatttttagcAGTAATGTCAAACAAACTctaaatcaataatatttatttttataaataaaatacttatgaaagaaatatatattttgattttcataATCTGAAATGACTAACAGGTAAGTTATAAAACTACAAGCAAAAAATCCAGCGTAAACCGTAAAATAAATAGTTCAAAACTTTGACAGCCAAAAAgatgttttgattttttcttttgataaatattttcataaatggACTCCGTAAGCGGAGTCAAAAACTAAAATTCTAACCTTTTAAGTTTTTGGATTCTAAACTAAATaattcatgtatatataataactaaaaaaattacaagattTGAACTAAAGCTATTAAATTCAGTCAAACTTACATATGATATACCAATATGAATTGTAATtcttccatttttaattaaatatcttaaATTCGAGcttctgaatttttttaaaaaaaagttattactaaaaaataaatcctataatatacaaatttaaaattaatcaaattttagtataaatatcaaaaaaattgtggtATTTTTAGTAGACGCACACGAGGTAATCGTGTTCTATCACTTCTATGTCAACTTGTCACATGGAATcttgtcatttttttataaaataaaataatttgttttctaTTCCCATGGCTCCACTCCTCAACCATTCAAAAGTCACTCATTTTTGTCACCATCAACGTTTGAAATTGTCTTAACCTGTCGGttaaaattttttctttttaattgattgTATTATTAGGTGATGGATAAACTACCTTTTAATTATTCATTTACAAAATTAGACGCACCAACTAACAAATCTATGTAGTTTTACTTAATTTAAGCTTGTTGACGTATAAACAATTGATAGAACTAGTTTAGGGTGCGCGCTTTAGTGAGATCAAAGTGTGTACCTTATTTGATGACAAAAGTTGGACTTACATACTGATTCATTGTTAATTAAATTGCTTATAGTGTGATCAAAGCGCGTACCTTATTTAGACTTACATACTGATTCATTGTTAATTAAATTGCTTGTAATTAATTTCttaactatttattttattgaaaaggTAACTATTAATTTATGGACCATGTGAGAAATTAAACTCAAATATCTCATTTTAAATCTACAAGAAGCCAAATATATGTATAGTAATATAAGGACACCACTTGCATAAAATCACAGATATACTAATaacgtattttttttattatataaataacaaaagATAATTTGTTGTTTCTTGCTTCAACATGGcaataaaaaaagttagaataaaaaaaatagatttttttttatatatacaataagGAAAAGGGCCTTCACTGGTTACTTACAATTATTCTCATCACAGTGTTTTCGCCAGTGGAATCTTTTGGtacaataattttattcaaatcTTGGTCATTGTTAAATGGATGTTTAGTTAACCATGCATTAAGGTAATACTGACAAATTTTAGACTAAGCTGTTGTTCCCTTTGCTTgaagtatttttatttaatttatataggCATAATTATAATTGGTTTAGAAGaattaaatattatgatttCTTACCTAGatcataaatattatgataataattatttgaaaaaaaataaaaaaattgttttatctgttataatttcttttaatgagtaataaaaaatctaatcaATATTTATAAGGACCTACTTTTTAGATCTAAAtgtaaaatcaaatttaaactcATTAGATATCTATTTGTATAAGCTTCATGTTTTAAAGAGAATTATGTATGTCAAATTAATTTCACACTCAAACCAGGAAAGGGTTGTCCCAATGATCGTAAAcaccaaaattattttaaaagtgtaatttacttttacaattaaaaaaatatattccatcaattcaattttatttgtttagtttgaattttacatgtttgtttatgaataatgattgatatgaatattttatcaaaatatttatattaattgatatttaatttaaatcttaaaaataaaaataaaatataaaacaaatattttttatacacttaaaatgaaaatatacttttagtatgaagtagtaaataaataaaaataaattaagagcTACACAAAAAATGGGAATGATAATGCCTTGTTAATGGAAGACAACTCATGATTATATTCATGTCACATGCAcatttatattctttaatttgaatttggtatATTTGACCCTTGCTTGAATTTTTGTTAACAAATCCATTTTTCACATGGGAAAAAAGCTAAGATGATTTAATATGACATCCCCTtggaaacaaataaaataaaatgaaatgaaatccAATCATTAATGAGGAAACTTGTTAGGATTTTCAATAAATTTTGGGGCAACCACCATGTTAGATTCCACCCTTTCAGTTTTCACcacatgaaatatttattttttaactttaattcaCTAACTATAAttccaatttcaaaatatttgtcataATTTACTTTTAAGAATCAAATTACATAATATTAGCtattattgatatatatatttttataacactgatataaaaaaatgacaattaaaattttttttatataattttcaaatatttaaatattaattaaaatattaaattattctaaattaatcttatttagattaaaaattaatcaaattaactttcTAAAAATAAAGGTAACAAGTTATTAACAATTAATTACCTGTATCAAATTGGAAGAATATTGGAAAATTAAAGTAAGTGGACATTAAACACTAACAAAATTAACAATTACAACAAATTGCCaccttttttcaaattaaaaaaaaaatcatctttctttaaaagaaaaaaataattatgtcacTTTATTCCACACCTGTTTTCAATTAAGTCACGTTAGCTCCACTGTTCCTTTCTTGGAATTATTATtgactaatatttaattattttattaatcttcaatcaaaatcaacatttttttattaagatgTTGGCGTGTTGATCCTTACTTAGAATTAGAATCAATATTTACTAAATCAATAATAGCCAATTAATATAAGTAACAGTTATTCCTTGTAAGAATGTCAAACAAAATACTAATAATTCCAGAAACATCAAACAACAATAATTGTACCATGAAAATACCactaacattaaaaaataaaaaatgtcatgATATACAtcttaattttgtcatttaaaaGTGATATActtttatcataaatatatttcacACATATTCATATTGGtataaaattgatttatatatacTCCTTACCGTCGTAAAAATGACTTATGCATATCTCTACCATCGCCAACgtggtaatttttttatttttttaaaataatgtatttaattttttcacaaataattttttgtgatttctttaattattattttttattatttgagttttttattttttttctttaaaataagagaaataaaaagaagtgtaaatgaaaaaagagaaaaaaaattaaaacaattttttgctgatgtattataatttattttttatatctgTAATTTTTTTGGGGCATCTATAATAAAGTTTACAATAAAATAGGTGAAAAAAATTTGactatgaaaataaaaaaaatcaaattatctgttgaattaaaaagtaaaaagtgTGAGAATAATCAATTATGCTcctacattttaattaaaaaaattaatttaaaatttaaaggaaaaagTTATACATGAGTTATTTATGTATGAGCCACTTTTATTATAGAGTTAAAGGGGGTATATATCATACCttttttccattaaaaaaaaaaatactctaatactattcttttcctttttacagatttcattaattttatttaattattttttccaaagcAAACTGGAGCATCACTGTCCCACGACCGCCAGTGGGGTCCATTAACCACGTGGCAATAACATAAAAGCGAGTAGAGATGTTTTTACTACTCGCGAGAAGACAGATTGTATCACGTCCAAGCACGACAACACTATCCACCGTCTAACTCGGTTTCAACAAtcaatcatttatttatttctctgtagaaaaaaaaaaaatcccaaatttttaatttttataatatttcttattgtataatttgttttttttctctaataTAAATAAAGTAGTATCTGTCTTCTtgcttcattaaaacaactttcttctatctatctttatttatacacctatatataatatacatacagGAACAGTATGTAGAGGTCTGGTTTCTTGAAAGATTTGAAGAGGGAGCGACATCGTTTGAGCAGTTTTGAAAGTGATTGAATATTCAAAACATCCTTTTTAGTTCATTCTTTCTTTAGAATTTGGTTTTTCTGTTTTTGATCCGTTGCTTTACCTATAAGGACTATTCGACTTTCTTTCTTTGAAAAAGTTTatctttttgtctttctttttttcttacccttttGTCAGCAAATCTTGATAACAAAGACCCTTGTTgtggattggttttttggagCTTTATTCATGCAAAGATGAAGTCTTGGAACACTGTAAGTAACCCCTTTTCTTCTTTGTTGGAGTTGTTTTGGATTAGGGGTGGTGGTGGTGCTGGGGACTAATCAAGATTGTTACAGTTTCAAGAATTCAaacttatcttttttttttttcctcttttgagGTTGTTTCTGTCTTTTAAGTATAAGTGCTGACTTGGGTTTTGTTGGTTTCTTGTGTTTGAGGTTGACAAGGTTAATGCTGTTTTTGGGGttggtgaaaaggaaaaaatatagatgtgatttttatttttttaaaaagagaaggTTTTCTTGTATTTGTTCTGTTTCTTTCAAGTTGATGATGGGAATTTGAAGGGGGGAAAAGAAGTAATGCTATTAAATTGGGAAACTTAGAACTGTCTCTAATTAATATAGGCCTACATGGTTAATACTGGTTCTGAGGTTAGTGGAAAGAATACAACAATTGTggatttttgaagaagaattgattttttttgtttctttaagaaaaaaaggggTATTGAAGGGAAAAGAGAATCATTGAATTGGGGGCAATGTAGAATACTGTAGTATATTGGTACGATAGGAAGGGTCAATGGTGTCGCTTTCAATTGAATGTTATGATAATTTAATGGCTATCCGAACTTCTATCTTCTCTAAGTATTTGAGGCTGGAGGAGTAGGAATTGTTATATTCCTGCATCTATTTCCCTTAGTTTTTTGTAGTTCCCTTTCACAATTGATCATGGAAGAAGCAAAATTGAATTTGTGCATCTGGAACGTTGGTTTGTTTCCTAGTGGATCACATTAGGTTGTGTATTCAGTTAGGTTAGagttaaattcttttaatttggtTCCTGGGCCTAATTAAATTAGATAATGGATACTGTCATTAGGATTATGAAACACCTCTAACTTGAGCTTTGTTATGTGATTACTTCATAAGGTGATTAGTACTTGAAATAACCAAAACACATATTGTAGAAAGACAAAGATCAATTTGCTTGAGCAATTTCTGTCTCTCTCAAGGCCTAAACTCTTGAAGCTCCAGTTTGTGTGCAGCAAATTTGTCAGCGATTTAATGTACACTTTATAAGCCTTGCTAGTAAAACCTCTATGGCTTTATACTAATCTGGAGTTAACTTAACACGGGATACTTCACCAAGTTATCCTGGAAACTCATTTTTTACCACTTCGAACAAAAAGAAATATGAGTAAATGATTCATCAAGATACTCTGTCTACTGTCTATCCCGGTTCTAATTTTGTGTGACTACCAATATGAGAGTGTATAATATCTCTGtttaaatttctctttttctattttgtgaAAGATAAAACTAAAACTTGTCTGTTTAAAGTTAATAGTAAAAAGTGAGGAGCATATAACTATCTTTAATACAGTAGTACTGGAGAGTTTTCAGTTAAAAACAGTTTGGATGGGGAAAATACTAATTATTGTATTTCATTGCTAAACATTTGAGACTATGAAATTTGTTCTTCTATTTAACGAGGTTTCTTGTGCTCGTGCTGTTTTTCAGGTTTTTGTGCCTGATCCTAAAAGTAGATCATGTATCTGCAGCCTCTTCTTGACTCTTGCTTTAATTTGTGCTGTCTACTTTACCGGAAGTGCTTTGATGGCTAAGGATTTCAGGGTATAATATAGCTATTACATTCAATTGCAGTGGACCCATTTTGGTTGTGTAGAACTGATACTGGATCACTTACTtggatttttttctttatctacTTGAATGATTTGATTGATTGAAGTGTTAAAGTTTTTATCACTTGCACTCACCCCGTAAAAGCAAGTGAGCTGGCATTAAAGGTGTCATTTGCTTCAGGATGGATGgactattataaaattttctcttCAGATGCATTTTGGAATTTTAATAGAAGAAATAACCTAAATAGCATTCCCACTCAACTGCTTATCagacatataatatatgtatctaaCCATATTTAACCATTGTATAATCTATGTATACTGGCTAGAAAAAGTAAACAATGAATCCATCTGGCTATTTATGTAAAAATCCCTAGTAAGGGACATTTAGGTTAACATTAGTGGACTAAGCAGCTATGTTCTTCCTTCTATAACCAAAACTATTTTGCGTAATCTCTcagattttcttttaatataagcTTTAACTACTAATTTGAATATTTGCAGGCTTTTTCAGGTTTCACAATGAACAGTACAAAGCAGAATGGACAATGCGGAAAATGCAAGGTTTGTTTCTTCAGAAGACAGCTTTTAGCAGTTGTGTTGTTAGATTTTCTTAAGTTGTTAAGAAGCTGCCTAGTTTCTAGTTATACTTACCTAATATACATCAATTCACAAAATACAGAAGTGTCGGTTATTGAGTCCTTTCTTATTTACATCCGACCTTTAGCTCGGACGTCACTTAACCTTGGCtactaataaaaaagaaaagagaaaaaaaaaggaacctTAGCTTAATTTACTGCACCTAAAGGAAAGAAGATTTTCCAAAACCTTGTTCTCAGTATGAGTTTACTTTTCCGAGGTTCATTTCACTAAATCACCACAAAACAGTGTAGGTATTCTTGTCAGTCAAGCTGATGCAacaatctgtataaaaccaTATTCATTCTTACACTGAAAGTCTAGATGAAATAAAACATTTCTTCAAGTTTGTCGAGCTCTTCTAGTTTACTTGAAATATCTTCTATTCGTTTCATCCCAAATTGTCTATGAGGGTGTATGGGCTTACTTTCGGTACTCTTTCCTCTCAGTTCCCAATTTCCTTAATCTCAAACTTGCCTAGTCTTTTCCCTCTCAAATTTGttacttttcttctcctttttaaaattctatttttttatgtaaagaCTAGAAATTACAACTAGAAACTGAGAAACTCTGATAGTGAAAAGTGAAGTTGACTGTGTTTCCCCTTCGTGTCCTCCCTTCCATTCAGCTTTTATGTGTTCTACAACTTCATATTTTGCTTCTTTTATGTTACCATAGGGGCTATCTGTTTGATTGTAGGGGTTTGTTATTACGTGCTCTAGACTTTGTAAAGTTCTTATAGTGGTTTGGTACTCCTATGGATTTCAAGAGAGGGTGTTGTGAAGGTCATCTCTTTGAGTTCCTTTGCCTATGCTTTCTACCAAAGCAAAAACTCGACGAATAAATGTACAATGTGTTTTACTATGTTcctttaataatatattataagaaaGCTTAAGCGGCACAACTTAGTTTGAGATTTCTGTTTATGCATCGTATTTCGTAGCTCTCTTTAGGACTTCACCTTTGCGACGGAAGGTTCCAAGTTGACTTCTGTAATGATCCTTGGAACAAGCACATATTTGAATTCTGTATCAGGACATTAGATTCATTGCCCGGACAATTATTTCAAGTCAATTCTCTGGTGGAGAGATTTTCTCTGTGCTGTCAACACATGTACCTCCCTTCGTACTGCAAATTTGGCGTAAAATATACTCATATGCATTAAGGAAAATAGTTCAGTTGAGACCAGTGAACTAATTAATGagataaaaagaatattttggtCGAGACAAGTTTAACTGATGTACCTGGAACACAAGTAATTTGGTTGAGATTAgtttaacttcaattatattgGGATATCTAGTCCTACAGTTACAGAATTCACCATGAATTAACCTCCAagcatcaattttttttaggtaCCACCTCCAAGAGAAGAAAAACAAGCGAGTCATGTGACAGAGAATGTGCAAAATAATAAATGCCAGGTTTGAGAACCAGagctattatttattttgattttttatcttTGGCTTCTCTGGAGGTTCTCATTTTATTCCTCACAGAAAAAGTGCAGGCCATTAGGGAGTGAGGTACTCCCAGAAGGAATTGTTTCTAAAACATCAAACCTGGAAATGCGACCATTGTGGGGTGATGTTGAGGTAACTAGTTATTTTGGTCGAAAATTATTCATGAGTTTTTTTATTTCACTGTTGACTATCTTCAATCTGTGGTTCCTTGCATGGGAATAATTATGGTTGCATGGATATTGGATCATCCATGTATAGTCCACCCCCTTACGTGCTTTTTTGATACTTTTCATAAGTTGATCTGTTGTTGTGTTTAGAAAGCTTTAGGtccttcatttttcttcaaaatttcatgGAAAAGTTTTAGGTCTTGACTGTGATGTCAAAGGTGATTATGTAGGCCAGGTACAATTATCCTTAGGTGGTAAAGCAAACACCCAGAAGGAATATTTTTGCAATGTGATGTCACCCACATCATGCAAATTTTTAATCATATACCAATAGGTGTGCTCAGTGTGTGTAAGGTATGCAGAAAATCTAGCTATATCCAGTGTATAAGGACTGCTTGAGTTTCAATCTGAACCGAATCTCAAGAAATATGGCAGTGATTCAGGACCTTTAAATTGTCATGAACTTTTACTATATCAAATTTCTTTGTCCATGAGACAAATTATTTCACTTGTTcaactcttttatgatattttcCAATGTTTCTTTGGTTTCTTATGATGCAATACTTTTGTATTCAGAAGAAGTCTCCACATTCAGTTAACTTATTGGGAATTGCAGTTGGAATAAAGCAAAAAGAGATGGTGAACAAAATTGTTAAAAAGGTTATGTTTCTTCATCTTCTGCTTCCTGTTTAGCTTGTAAATGTCATTTTagttttctgtttttttaaatTGCTTTTGTAACTTGTTGCAGTTTCTTGAACATGACTTTGTTGTGATGCTTTTCCACTATGACGGTGTGGTGGATGAGTGGAATGATCTTGAGTGGAGTAATCGTGCCATACATGTATCTGCTATGAACCAAACAAAATGGTAAAGTCAGTTCTAATCAAATTTGTTACTGATTGCTAGTCGCCTGCATCTTTTTTTACTCATCTAACTCTCCAAAAATAGGTGGTTCGCGAAGAGGTTTCTGCACCCGGATATAGTTTCTGAATACGACTATATTTTCTTGTGGGATGAGGACCTTGGAGTCGAAAACTTTCATCCGGAAAAGTAAGTCTGTCTTACAGCACGGTCTTTAGTATCATTGTGAACATTTATCACTTGAAATACTGATTTTAGAGTAGAGCAACTGTTGGATGCTTCCGTGTACACCCATTTAATTACTGCATATGTTTTTATGCTAAAAAAGTTGACATCAACTGAGGATTGGGCAGATTCAACGAAAATCTTGGTGTGATGTAGCGTTACATGCAAAAAATAACCAGCAAGGATTAGGCTAGTTGGTACTAAGATAACGTTCTCACTGCATAAGTCTTTTTTCAGGTATATATCTATTGTTAGAGAAGAAGGGCTGGAGATATCACAGCCAGGACTTGATGCTAGTAAATCGGAAGTACATCATCATATTACTGTGCGCAGAGGGAGATCCAAGGTGCACAGGTTAGACTCATATTTTTTACGGTCCTGCAAGTTAATCTTATAAAAGATGAAGAACTACTGCGAAGCAGAAGAGTCCTTATGCTTATGAAACAAACTCAAGGACCAAAAGTATTTAATCACCCTTTGAGTTTGAGATACGAATACTGAAATTTGAACTTCGTTTCCagctaaaaaatcaaaaaattgtcGTAATTCCTTCATAGCTGGCAATAATGTGATTTCCTGCAACCGCTAGGGTCATCTCTATGCTCTAgcattttggaaaaaataaaaatcatgatATTATTTGTGTGTTTACTTTTACATGTTCGCTGTCTTGTTCCAAAAGCTGactggtaattttttttaatttgataggaGGTTCTACAGATTAAATAGAGGTGGCCGAACGTGTGATAACAACAGCACAGAACCTCCTTGTGTGGGGTAAAGAACTacaaccttttttttctttttaatgtaATATTATCTGATAACATCTATTTGCTCTGTGACCCTCTTTTTCTTTATGGCTCAAATGATTTAGTAGTGTCAGTAATCAAAACAACCTTGATTTCTCATTTTTATTAAATCGGTATGCAGGTGGGTAGAAATGATGGCTCCGGTATTCTCAAAAGCCGCTTGGCGTTGTGCTTGGTATATGGTCCAGGTATGggaactttaattaattttaattgctAACAAGTAATCAACCAACTTGTGTGTGGCAGTAAATACAATTTCTCAAAATGTTTTGTTAGTTAACTCAATCGAAACCACAAAC belongs to Solanum stenotomum isolate F172 chromosome 1, ASM1918654v1, whole genome shotgun sequence and includes:
- the LOC125861799 gene encoding uncharacterized protein LOC125861799 isoform X2 is translated as MKSWNTVFVPDPKSRSCICSLFLTLALICAVYFTGSALMAKDFRAFSGFTMNSTKQNGQCGKCKVPPPREEKQASHVTENVQNNKCQKKCRPLGSEVLPEGIVSKTSNLEMRPLWGDVEKSPHSVNLLGIAVGIKQKEMVNKIVKKFLEHDFVVMLFHYDGVVDEWNDLEWSNRAIHVSAMNQTKWWFAKRFLHPDIVSEYDYIFLWDEDLGVENFHPEKYISIVREEGLEISQPGLDASKSEVHHHITVRRGRSKVHRRFYRLNRGGRTCDNNSTEPPCVGWVEMMAPVFSKAAWRCAWYMVQNDLIHAWGLDMKLGYCAQGDRTKKVGVVDAEYITHLAVPSLGGNSDVETVIKELDNNSLQGKNLSDSDTLAAPVEKFDNRSLVRRQSYIEMKVFRERWRKAIKQDQCWVDPFQSREKGKTGT
- the LOC125861799 gene encoding uncharacterized protein LOC125861799 isoform X1, with the translated sequence MKSWNTVFVPDPKSRSCICSLFLTLALICAVYFTGSALMAKDFRAFSGFTMNSTKQNGQCGKCKVPPPREEKQASHVTENVQNNKCQKKCRPLGSEVLPEGIVSKTSNLEMRPLWGDVEKKSPHSVNLLGIAVGIKQKEMVNKIVKKFLEHDFVVMLFHYDGVVDEWNDLEWSNRAIHVSAMNQTKWWFAKRFLHPDIVSEYDYIFLWDEDLGVENFHPEKYISIVREEGLEISQPGLDASKSEVHHHITVRRGRSKVHRRFYRLNRGGRTCDNNSTEPPCVGWVEMMAPVFSKAAWRCAWYMVQNDLIHAWGLDMKLGYCAQGDRTKKVGVVDAEYITHLAVPSLGGNSDVETVIKELDNNSLQGKNLSDSDTLAAPVEKFDNRSLVRRQSYIEMKVFRERWRKAIKQDQCWVDPFQSREKGKTGT